The Desulfotomaculum sp. nucleotide sequence TTTGAATTTTTAGCGGGTATTCCGGGAACAGTGGGCGGAGCGGTTGTAATGAACGCCGGAGTTAACGGCGCCGCTATCTGTGATGTGCTGGAATATGCATTGCTTATGGATCAGTCCGGCAAGACATTCAGGAGGACTTCTGAGGAGTTTGGTTTCGGCTACCGGATGAGCAATTTGCAGGGCGCCTCCCTGATCGTTCTTGAAGCCTGCTGCCTTGGCATAAACAGAGAAAAAAAGGATATTGAGAAGAGGATCAAAGAAATACTGGAAAGGCGTAAGAATACTCAACCGATCACTTCCGCGTCCGCAGGCAGCGTTTTCAAGAATCCGCCGGGCAGTTACGCAGGCCTTCTTATTGATCAGGCGGGCGGAAAGGGATTGCGTGTCGGGGACGCGATGGTTTCCACAGTACATTCCAATTTCATCGTTAACCTTGGTAAGGCTACCGCACGAGAGGTTCTGGATTTGATCGAAAAAGTTAAGGAACTGGTTGTTCAACGTTTTGCAATAGAACTGACTCTTGAGGTGAAGGTTTTAGGCGAGGACCAGGTGGGGGGGGGTGACATAATGTGGAAAGGTTTGTAATCTCCGGTGGAAAAAGCTTAAGAGGGTC carries:
- a CDS encoding UDP-N-acetylenolpyruvoylglucosamine reductase; the protein is MKLHTTWRIGGPADVLVEPDSMESLRVTLDLVQKHNLPLTVIGNGSNILVCDGGIRGVVLKIGARFSKVTVENNKITAGGGAKLVSLVNAALSKGIGGFEFLAGIPGTVGGAVVMNAGVNGAAICDVLEYALLMDQSGKTFRRTSEEFGFGYRMSNLQGASLIVLEACCLGINREKKDIEKRIKEILERRKNTQPITSASAGSVFKNPPGSYAGLLIDQAGGKGLRVGDAMVSTVHSNFIVNLGKATAREVLDLIEKVKELVVQRFAIELTLEVKVLGEDQVGGGDIMWKGL